Genomic segment of Oncorhynchus gorbuscha isolate QuinsamMale2020 ecotype Even-year unplaced genomic scaffold, OgorEven_v1.0 Un_scaffold_8066, whole genome shotgun sequence:
AGGGCGGGTTATCACAGTGCAGAACCACAGGGTTGACTGGGTCTGTCTGCTGCAGCTCAAACAACAGCTCCTCCATGGTCTGAATGGTGTTGTTACGACACAGGTAGATCACCACCTTCTTGatctagaaacacacacacacacaatacacacacacacacacacactacacacacaatacacacacacaacacacacacaacacacacacacacacacacacacacacacacacacacacacacacacacacacacacacacacacacacacacacacacacacacacacacacacacacacacacacacacacacacaatacacacacatacacacacacacacaaaatacacacagacacacacaatacacacacacacaaatacacacacacacaatacacacacaatacacacacacacacacacacacaatacacacacacacaatacacacacacacacacaatacacacatacacacacaacacacacacaccacacacaatacacacacacacaatacatacacacaccacacacaatacacacacacacacacatacacacacacacacatacaggttagcACAGTCTTTACACGATAAACTAAGACATCGGTATCACTGCTGACCCCACATACTGATGAGGAACTGGAGAACAAGATGCAGgttgtttaagtgtgtgtgtgtgtgtgtgtgtgtgtatgtgtgtgtgtgtgtgtgtgtgtgtgtgtgtatgtgtgtgtgtgtgtgtgtgtatgtgtgtgtgtgttattgtgtgtgtgtgtgtgtattgtatatgtgtatgatgtgtgtgtattgtatgtgtgtgtgtattgtgtgttgtgtgtgtgcattgtatgtgtgtgtgtgtgtgtgtgtgtattgtatgtgtgtattgtgcatgtgcgtgcgtgcgtgtgtattgtatgtgtgtgtgtgtgtatgtgtgtgtgtgtattgtatgtgtgtgtgtgtgcgtgcgtgtgtattgtgtgtgtgcgtgcgtgtgtattgtgtgtgcgtgtgtgtgtgtgtattgtatgtgtgtgtgtgtattgtatgtgtgtgcgtgtgtattgtgtgtgcgtgtgtattgtgtgtgtgtacgtgtgtgagtgtgtgtacactTTACTCACGTAGGGCAGCAGCGTGGTATCAGAGCTGACTCCACAGAGACTGATGAGGAACTGGAGCGCTGTACGCAGGTTGTTACTCCACTTCTCATTGGACACCAGGGCGTTCCACGCGTTCTCCATCTCTGGACCTGGAACCTCGTCTCCATACTGACAGGAGAACCCAGGAGAACAGTCAGGAATAAGTACTCAACCTGTCAAACTCAAGAAACACTTTAAAACTTGGGAATTAGTAGaatgataatatactgtacaagTCAAACTCAGACAATTGGGGTTTGAACCTCTCATCATTTACAGTTATTAGATAGATCAATATCTGGGTAAACAGAATGATACTAACTAATCAATTAAGGAATCAATTAAATAATAAATGAAGGAATCAATTAAGAAATCAATTAACTACAAAGCAGAAACATAAATCAGGAGGACTGCTTCCACATAAAAGACAACCCCACAAGGTCACACTCCTAAACCCTGCTAACCTTAGCAGTCATGAACATAAGGTTGTTGAGGACCAGAGAGCTGGCCTGGAGGGAGCCCCAGCCGTTCCCCCGGAGCCGAGGGGCGAGACCCAAGGTGTGTGCCCGACCACGGGGCTCCTCTTCTGGGGTACAGGGGCTGGAAGCAGGGGGTAGGAGGCCTGTATCCACCAGCTCTATGTTAGACAGCCAGGGTAGCAGGTAGGACAACATGATCTGTCTGCCGTTAGGATGGGTGGTGGAGAAACGCTGGGACAcctctgatggagggagagaggagggggaaggagagagagagagggagagagagagggggagggagagagaggaggggggcggggagaggggagagagggagggagagagagagagagggggagaagagggggagggagagagagagggtgagagagagaggagggaagggagggagagagaggggatggagagagaggggggagggagagagggggggagagggagagcaggggagaggggaggaagagggggtgagagttggagggagggagagaaggggagaaaataGTTTGAGCAGTCCTTGGTAGAAGAAACTGCACATgaacaccaattctctctctctacactacgcacacagtcttgtacagctaaccttgtggggacacacaattcagtcccattcaaaatcctattttccctagccctaaacctaacccgtATTCTTACCCTTGCCCTAGCCTTAATCCAAAAACCTAAACTTAACCCGAAATTTAACCATtgctcctaaccataacccttaacgtaattctaaccctaacactaatcctaaccttaattctaaccctaacactaattctaaccttaattctaaccctaacagtaatcctaaccttaattctaacccgaacactaatcctaaccttaattctaaccctaacactaattctaaccttaattctaaccctaacactaattctaaccttaattctaaccctaacactaatcctaaccttaattctaacactaacactaattctaaccttaattctaaccctaacactaattctaaccttaattctaaccctaacactaatcctaaccttaattctaaccctaacactaattctaaccttaattctaaccctaacactaatcctaaccttaattataaccctaacactaattctaacctgaaccctaaaccccctagaaacaGCATTTGACCTCGTGactgactaacaaaatgtccccagttggtcaaaattgtatttgtttaCTATTCTAGTGGGGACTTCTGGTTAAACacgttcacacacagacacacagacacacacacacacacacacacacacacacacacacacacacacacacacacacacacacacacacacacacacacacacacacacacacacacacacacacacacacacacacacacacacacacacacacatatgtagtaacctgagaagagaggcagagtgagCTCGGGGTACATGGAGGCCAGCTGTGTAGagagtgaggacagagagacgctgtagagaggaggtagaggtccATGGGTCCCATACAGAATGTTACCAGGCTTCTGCTCCACCATGCGCTTAGAGTACACACACAGCTTGGCTTCCAGAACCTgaaacacacctaacacacactctaacacacacacatcagatacACAAATGCAGCTGCACACACTGTgatacacacacctaacacacacacacacacacatcagatacacacacacacatcagatacacacacctaacacacacacacacacacacacacacacacacacacacacacacacacacacacacacacacacacacacacacacacacacacacacacacacacacacacacacacacacacacacacacacacatcagatacacacacctaacacacacacatcagatacacacacctaacacacacacacattagatacACACACAtcggaaacacacacacctaacacacacacatcggatacacacctaacacacacacacacacatcagatacacacacctaacacacacacatcagatacacacacacacacacacacacacacacacacacacacacacacacacacacacacacacacacacacacacacacacacacacacacacacacacacacacacacacacacacacacacacacacacatcagatacacacataacacacacacacacacacacacacacacacacacacacacacacacacacacacacacacacacacacacacacacacacacacacacacacacacacacacacacacacacacacacatcagatacacacacctagcacacacacatcagatacacacacctaacacacacacatcagatacacacacctaacacacacacatagattggCTTCCAGAATATGTCAATCAAACAAATACACAGTACTGTATaatacatgtactgtatagtactgtataatacatgtgtacatgtgtactgtatagtactgtaataatactgtatagtgtacatgtgtatacagtactgtataatacatatgtgtactgtatagtactgtatatacatactgtatagtactgtataatacatgtactgtatagtactgtataatacatgtgtactgtatagtactgtataatacatGTGTACTGTATAAAGAAAACAGTATAatacatgtactgtatactgtaaaatacatgtgtactgtatacatgtgtactgtatagtactgtataatacatgtgtactgtatagtactgtataatacatgtgtactgtatagtactgtataatacatgtactgtacagtgcTGTAAAATACATGTACTGTATAATACATGTGTACTGTATAGTGCTGTATAAATACATGTGtactgtatagttactgtataatACATGTGTACTGGTATAGTATGTAAAatacatgtactgtataatgcttacgtgtactgtatagtactgtataatgtatatatgtgtactgtattactgtaatacatgtgtactgtatagtactgtataatgcTGTACTGTATAGTGCTGTATAATACATGTGTACTGTATAGTGTACTGTATGGTGCTGTAAAAATACATGTGTGCTGGTATAGTGCTGTAAAATacatgtagtactgtataatacaATGTGTACTGTAATACATGTGTACTGTAATAATGTGTACACTGTAAATACATGTGCTGTATGGTACTGTAAAATAcatgtgtactgtattgtactgtataatacatgTGTGTATTTTTGTTAACTACTaggaagtcctcacaaggatagtaaaacaaggaacattgggacaagtggggacatttagAAGCTCGTCCCTACGAGGAAACATGATATTTTAGGCTTTggggggttaggtttagggtcacAACTAGGATTAGAGCTATAaataaggttggggttaggggttacggtcaagtttagttttagggttaggggctaaggttaggcttagggttaaatttagagttatggttaggttaaggttgaggttagatttagggaaaataggattttggatgggaatcaattatttggtccccacaagggtagcaatacaagactgtgtgtgtgtcctacaccATCAGCTGCATGGAGATCTCGTATATCTCTGCTGGTGTCTGAAGACTTGAAGAGCACCAGGTTCAACAGAGTCACAATGTCACATGGGTAGTTCCTGACACCAACAACAATGATACACTGTTGGTGTTGAATGGGTACATTGAGAAACGACATTCTAGCACAcgctttcacacacacacgcacacgcacacacacacacgcacgcacacacacacacacacacacacacacacacacacacacacacacacacacacacacacacacacacacacacacacacacacacacacacacacacacacgcacacacacacacacacacacacacacacaccgccacacAGTGCATATCCCGACCTGCTGCCACAGACAGTAGCGATGGCCTTGAAGCATCCTAGGAGGCCAGTTGGTAGGAGCCAGTGAAGCAGCGGTCTACAGCCCAGTTAAACAGGTTCACCTGATCTGGGTTCAGCTCTAACAGCAGAATCACCACCTCACAGCCCAGACGGTGCACCTGGGAGCAGAACGCAGATCATCAGAGAGACAAGGGAGGAAATGTTAGCCAATGAGAAGGAAGAACAAACACAGCCAATCAGAGACGAGGGATGGAAAGGTCAGTCAATAAGAGAGCATATCCCACAGATACAGTCAGAGAAGCCCTACAGACCTAAACTAGAGAGTGATGACATTTTGACCAAATGGGCAGACTTTCCAATACCTCAGCGACACATGTAGAGGTTGGTTGCAGCATATACTGTAACgtctagggttagaggttagaacCAGTCATAGAGGTTCATAAGGTAACCCTTCAAAGGGTGACGTAACACTTCATAGATGTAACACTTCATAGAGGTGACGTAACACTTCATAGAGGTGACGTAACATTTCATAGAGGTGAGGTAACACTTCACAGGGGTGATGTAACACTTCTAGAGGTGACATAACACTTCATAGGGGTGACATAACACTTCATAGCGGTAACACTTCATAGACGTGACGTAACACTTCATAGAGGTGAAGTAACACTTCATAGAGGTGATGTAACACTTCATAGAGGTGACGTAACACTTCATAGTGGTAACACTTCATAGACGTGACGTAACACTTCATAGAGGTGAAGTAACACTTCATAGAGGTGACGTAACACTTCATAGATGTAACACTTCATAGAGGTGAAGTAACACTTCATAGAGGTGATGTAACACTTCATAGAGGTGACGTAACACTTCATAGAGGTGACGTAACACTTCATAGACGTAACGTAACACTTCATAGAGTTGACGTAACATTTCATAGAGGTGAGGTAACACTTCACAGGGGTGATGTAACACTTCATAGAGGTGACATAACACTTCATAGGGGTGACATAACACTTCATAGAGGTGAGGTAACACTTCATAGCGGTAACACTTCATAGACGTGATGTAACACTTCATAGAGGTGAAGTAACACTTCATAGAGGTGACATAACACTTCATAGATGTAACGTAACACTTCATAGACGTAACACTTCATATAGGAGACGTCACACTTCATAGAGGTGAAGTAACACTTCATAGAGGTGATGTAACACTTCATAGAGGTGACGTAACACTTCATAGAGGTGACGTAACACTTCATAGACATAACGTAACACTTCATAGAAGTGAGGTAACACTTCATAGAGGTGAAGTAACACTTCATAGAGGTGAAGTAACACTTCATAGAGGTGACGTAACACTTCATAGAGGTGACGTAACACTTCATAGACGTAACACTTCATATAGGAGACGTCACACTTCATAGAGGTGACGTCACACTTCATAGAGGTGACGTAACACTTCATAGACGTAACACTTCATATAGGAGACGTCACAC
This window contains:
- the LOC124029892 gene encoding protein furry homolog, with the protein product MVEQKPGNILYGTHGPLPPLYSVSLSSLSTQLASMYPELTLPLFSEVSQRFSTTHPNGRQIMLSYLLPWLSNIELVDTGLLPPASSPCTPEEEPRGRAHTLGLAPRLRGNGWGSLQASSLVLNNLMFMTAKYGDEVPGPEMENAWNALVSNEKWSNNLRTALQFLISLCGVSSDTTLLPYIKKVVIYLCRNNTIQTMEELLFELQQTDPVNPVVLHCDNPPFYRFAASNKMSAHHS